Within the Prevotella scopos JCM 17725 genome, the region CAGCAAATAGTTTTCAAACTTAGTGTAGTATATAAGAGATTTACAGAAAAGAGTAAATAACATTTTACGTTCACATCAAGCATTATATTGGCTGTATAATACGAACACTGGCTGACTCTCTGTGAGTGCCAACCAGTGTACAATTAATACCTAAATAATTTCTTCTTGGAACTAAGATTTAAATGGTGGGTGCCAACTAGTCCAACGTTCGGCTAAAGAACAGTCGACGTTCTTTAACCACAATGATAACAGACACGATGAGCAATAACACCGTCTGAATACACTTGCTATCGGGGTGAGTTGCAAATATTTCATTGAAATAACCTGCCGTAATGTGAAAGATAATAGCAACGAGGATATTTCGGTTGGTTTTATAATAAAGCCAGTTCATCAAGATAACAAAGGGAAAGATGCTAACGATGAAGTTCAGACTATAAAGCAATCCCTCCTGCACTACATTAGCATGGTAATAACCTTTGATACCCCGCAAGAGGGAAATGCCAGACAGCCCAGTAAGCAGCAAAGAGCATAGATGTTTTGAAGAGACTCATTCGAGAACGGAGGCAGTCTGTACCATAACCATGCCACGCAAGTTCCTCAAGTGTAGGGGCAAGGATAAGGAGGAACCATACAGGGAAAACACCCGAAGTGAAAGTGTAATGACCTGTAATTATAAATTGTGATGAGCTGTAACCGAACAACAGAGATATTGCCATGGCACACAAGATACTTGCAGGCATCAGCAGGCAAGCTGTGAGATAATATTGCCACTTACAGAAAGACAGATTTAGGAATCGCCCAAGGAAATCCTTACGAAGGTCTTGATGTCGAGAGACTAACACAATGGTTAGAACCATTGGGAAGCAAAGTCCAGCCAATCCCAACAATGGGGCTGTCCATACATTTTCCGAATAAACTACATGATGACTTACATAACTGGCAGCAAACCAGAATATCCATGGAATAAGGGTTGCCAAGAGATAGAAAAGTATCGTATGACGATACTTGATGACAATGTTTTCTTTCATATTACTTTGATGCTATTAATAATCACAGATTATGTAAATAACAAGATGTGCATGAATAGTAATAACGAATATATTACAAAATTGTCACAAATATACTTCCTACATCGCAAAGAGCCAAAATGAAACACTTAAAATACTCTATGTCTGGACGATGTCATATCAACTGTGTCAACGGCTAACACAATAAACTCATATAACCGCTGTTATATCAGCATACTTAGATTTAGCAAATGACACAAGACGAGTACGCCGAGATGTTGTCTCAGGCAAAAGAACAGTTCAAACAAGGTACTCCTTTGTTTGGTAAGGATGGTGCATTCCATCGTGTATTGGAAGATTTCCTCAATTCAGCTCTCGAGTGTGAGATGGACTCTCACCTTTATAACACTAAGACATCCACAAAGATTAATCGCCGTAACGGCAAGATGTCCAAGGAGGTTCAGACAGAGTATGGTCCTGTAGAAATAGATACTCCACGTGACAGAGAAGGGAGTTTTACCCCTGAGATTATCAAAAAACGACAGACGATATTAGCAGAAGGTTTGTCCGATAAGATTATCAGTCTTTATGCTACAGGTCAGAGCATGTCTGACATAAGTAAGTTCCTTGAAGAGAACTATGGTACCAAGATATCCAAAGAGACAATAAGTAACATTACGGACAAGGTCTGGCCTGAGATAAAAGCCTGGCGCACACGCTCTTTGGAAGAAGTCTATCCGATAGTTTGGATGGATGCTATCCATTACAAGGCACATGACGACACGGGTGCTACAACATCTCGTGCAATATATAATGTCATTGGTGTTGACAAGGAAGGACATAAAGATCTTCTGGGTATGTATGTATCTCATAGCGAGGGCGCTAACTTCTGGCTCAGCGTACTTACAGACCTTCAAAACAGAGGTGTCAAAGACATTCTTATAGCTTGTGTAGATGGCCTTACGGGCTTCCCAGATGCCATCCAGAGCGTATTTCCTAAGACGGATGTACAGCTATGTATTGTACATCAAATCCGTAACTCAGTGAAGTATGTCGCCAGCAAGAATCAGAAGGAGTTCCTAAAGGATTTGAAGATGGTTTATGCTGCACAAACTAAGGAGAAAGCAGAGATAGAACTCGATAATTTGGAGAAAAAGTGGGGTAAGCAATATCCTATCGTCATCAAGTCGTGGCGTGACAAGTGGGATAACCTCTCACACTATTTTGACTATACGGAACCTATCAGACGTATCATGTATACTACCAACATTGTAGAAGGTTATCATCGTCAGATACGTAAGGTAACAAAGACAAAGGGAGTTTTCCCAACTGACGAAGCTCTCTTCAAACTCGTATATCTTGCCTATCGTAACATCAAAAAGAAATGGACTCAGCCATTGCGAAACTGGGGCCAGACAGCCCAACAGTTCGCTATAAAGTTTGGCGACCGCTTCCAATTATTATAGGTTCATGAAGTTAGGCATCCGGAAATTAGGCAGTTCAAAAATACTGTCGTATCTTTGCAACACCAAGAGAAGATGCGATGGTTTATACCACC harbors:
- a CDS encoding IS256 family transposase translates to MTQDEYAEMLSQAKEQFKQGTPLFGKDGAFHRVLEDFLNSALECEMDSHLYNTKTSTKINRRNGKMSKEVQTEYGPVEIDTPRDREGSFTPEIIKKRQTILAEGLSDKIISLYATGQSMSDISKFLEENYGTKISKETISNITDKVWPEIKAWRTRSLEEVYPIVWMDAIHYKAHDDTGATTSRAIYNVIGVDKEGHKDLLGMYVSHSEGANFWLSVLTDLQNRGVKDILIACVDGLTGFPDAIQSVFPKTDVQLCIVHQIRNSVKYVASKNQKEFLKDLKMVYAAQTKEKAEIELDNLEKKWGKQYPIVIKSWRDKWDNLSHYFDYTEPIRRIMYTTNIVEGYHRQIRKVTKTKGVFPTDEALFKLVYLAYRNIKKKWTQPLRNWGQTAQQFAIKFGDRFQLL